One window of Acropora palmata chromosome 1, jaAcrPala1.3, whole genome shotgun sequence genomic DNA carries:
- the LOC141859486 gene encoding protein SLC31A2-like has product MQMAFFASNIVGPILFKGWKVTNAAGIFGSCIVVIVLAIIHEAIKSYQAHRKKAGKKVDMGDRLKATLLYMFQFLVSYILMLFAMTYSVRLFLAVVLGCGVGYYLVNPLMEHCFSQQIEKRSQIESYVTS; this is encoded by the exons ATGCAG ATGGCATTTTTTGCTTCAAACATTGTTGGTCCAATTTTATTTAAAGGATGGAAGGTGACAAATGCAGCAG GCATCTTTGGATCCTGTATTGTAGTAATTGTGCTTGCTATTATCCACGAAGCAATCAAATCATACCAAGCCCATCGTaagaaagctggaaaaaa ggttgatatGGGAGATAGGCTGAAAGCAACTCTTCTCTACATGTTTCAGTTCCTTGTTAGCTATATCTTAATGCTATTTGCTATGACCTACAGTGTACGGCTGTTTCTGGCTGTTGTTCTTGGTTGTGGTGTTGGTTATTATCTGGTAAACCCTCTAATGGAACATTGCTTCTCTCAACAAATAGAAAAAAGAAGTCAGATTGAATCGTACGTGACTTCTTGA
- the LOC141859441 gene encoding 4-trimethylaminobutyraldehyde dehydrogenase A-like has translation MLSKVTKNFPACHFRQFSFLVCAIRKFSGIDIKTCQALNFIDGRRVEPASNEDEGKICIMEPASGKILCETQGSGKPEVDQAVQSARKAFTSWSAMSGMERGKILREAAKIIRARVNELATVEVADNGKPFHEAVWDIEGCADVIDYYSGLAPTISGKHIQLPNANFAYTRREPLGVVAGIGAWNYPFQICTWKSTPALACGNTIVFKPSPLTPLTAVLIAEIFFEAGLPRGALNIVQGGGVTGHLLSSHPGVDKVSFTGSVPTGKKVMADASRGVKHVTLELGGKSPLLIFGDADMENAVKGAMMANFLTQGEVCSNGTRVFVEKSILNIFLDKLVERTKRIKVGDPMDPSTQMGALISDHHLEKVLEFVEMGRKEGAKVLCGGERLKLDDPRLINGFFMSPCVMSDCSDDMTVVKEEIFGPVMTVLSFDTEEEAISRANSTDFGLSAGVFTRDLTRAHRVIAQLQAGSCWINNYNLNPVEVPFGGYKMSGVGRELGEDTIDYYTQVKSVYVEMGDVESPF, from the exons ATGCTATCAAAAGTAACTAAAAATTTTCCTGCGTGTCATTTCAgacaattttctttcctcgtttGCGCCATTCGAAAGTTTTCGGGCATTGATATCAAAACGTGTCAGGCGTTGAATTTCATTGATGGTCGTCGGGTAGAGCCAGCCAGCAATGAAGACGAAGGGAAAATTTGCATCATGGAACCAGCTAGTGGAAAGATCCTTTGCGAAACACAAGGGTCGGGGAAACCAGAAGTGGATCAAGCTGTCCAGTCCGCGAGAAAAGCTTTCACCTCATGGTCAGCCATGTCGGGGATGGAGAGGGGCAAGATCCTTCGCGAGGCGGCCAAGATTATCAGAGCTAGGGTGAATGAATTAGCCACTGTTGAGGTCGCCGACAATG GGAAGCCATTCCATGAAGCTGTTTGGGATATTGAGGGGTGTGCAGATGTGATTGACTACTACTCTGGACTTGCACCAACAATCAGTGGAAAACACATACAGCTTCCCAATGCCAACTTTGCATACACAAGAAGGGAACCTTTGGGTGTGGTAGCAg GTATAGGTGCTTGGAACTACCCTTTTCAAATTTGTACCTGGAAGTCAACTCCTGCTCTAGCCTGCGGAAATACAATAGTCTTCAAGCCTTCTCCACTCACCCCTTTAACAGCTGTCTTGATTGCGGAAATCTTTTTCGAAGCAGGGCTCCCTAGAGGTGCCTTGAACATTGTTCAGGGGGGAGGTGTAACTGGTCATTTATTGTCATCGCATCCTGGTGTTGATAAAGTGTCCTTTACTGGATCTGTACCCACTGGGAAAAAG GTCATGGCAGATGCCTCTCGTGGTGTAAAACATGTCACCCTTGAACTGGGAGGGAAGTCCCCTCTTCTGATCTTCGGTGATGCTGATATGGAAAATGCTGTTAAGGGAGCTATGATGGCCAACTTCCTAACACAAGGAGAG GTTTGTTCAAATGGAACGCGAGTTTTTGTGgaaaagagcattttgaacatATTCCTTGACAAGTTGGTGGAGCGCACCAAACGGATCAAAGTGGGTGATCCCATGGACCCAAGCACTCAGATGGGTGCCTTGATCTCAGATCATCATCTCGAAAAGGTGTTGGAATTTGTTGAGATGGGCCGCAAGGAG GGTGCAAAAGTTCTGTGCGGTGGTGAGCGTCTAAAGCTTGATGATCCTAGACTGATTAATGGGTTTTTCATGTCACCATGTGTCATGTCTGACTGCTCAGATGATATGACAGTGGTCAAGGAGGAGATATTTGGTCCTGTCATGACCGTGTTGTCATTCGATACTGAAGAAGAAGCCATATCAAGAGCGAATTCCACTGATTTCGGACTTTCAGCTGGGGTGTTTACCAG aGATTTAACTCGCGCTCATCGCGTTATCGCTCAACTCCAAGCGGGATCTTGCTggatcaataattataatttaaacCCTGTCGAGGTTCCCTTTGGAGGCTACAAGATGTCCGGCGTGGGGCGCGAACTGGGTGAAGATACCATTGACTATTATACGCAGGTCAAGTCGGTTTATGTGGAAATGGGAGATGTGGAGTCACCTTTCTAG